A single window of Uloborus diversus isolate 005 chromosome 5, Udiv.v.3.1, whole genome shotgun sequence DNA harbors:
- the LOC129222630 gene encoding guanine nucleotide-binding protein-like 3 homolog → MPKFHKKQSKRMSCRKKYKIIKKVAEHNRKLRREQKKNPSKKKPKDPGVPNSFPFKDEIINEALKRKQRAKDLREAQKESRMKLQMQNREIDDLVAEVEKKDAKFKKRDLLSAAQEKSLKASSDKFKSFYKEFKNVVESADVVLEVLDARDPLGSRCPQVEQMVISSGKKLVLVLNKIDLIPRKNLEDWLKVLRQELPTVAFKACTQTQNDHLSQSKVAAIHINESLQSSRRSVGASFLMKVLGNYCRNQNIQTFIKVGVVGFPNVGKSSLINSLKRTRSCSVGATPGVTKTVQEISLDKHIKIIDSPGVVFAKDGSPTTLALRNVVRVETLKDVIEPAEAIIQRADHTQLCLHYCIPEFTSCHELLCHLAKRMGKYKKGGIPKFEDGARRLINDWNSGKIKYYTHPPEQYKPYIHVDAEYVAEMGKAFDISAMEEQMELDKAPEVLPGHAVVAKSTEPTEGLMSGESDEIEEMEADDSESTNKMTVVLGGKEEKKAVKDEDEVKALLNELQHNKSVKKKYKQMKRRRKKLDKVATELSETITNALNLD, encoded by the coding sequence atgccGAAGTTTCACAAGAAACAGAGTAAGCGAATGAGTTGTAGGAAGAaatataaaatcattaaaaaggtaGCGGAGCATAATCGTAAGCTCCGTCGAGAACAGAAAAAGAATCCTTCTAAGAAAAAACCAAAAGATCCGGGCGTACCGAACAGTTTTCCTTTCAAAGACGAAATAATAAATGAAGCCTTGAAGCGAAAACAGCGAGCTAAAGATTTGCGAGAAGCACAGAAGGAAAGTCGGATgaagctacaaatgcaaaaccgGGAGATAGATGATTTAGTAGCTGAAGTTGAGAAGAaggatgcaaaatttaaaaagagagaCTTGCTTTCAGCAGCtcaagaaaaatcattaaaagcatCAAGTGACAAGTTCAAATCCTtttataaagaatttaaaaacgtTGTTGAATCTGCAGACGTCGTTCTTGAGGTGTTAGATGCTCGAGATCCTTTAGGTAGCCGATGTCCGCAAGTGGAGCAGATGGTTATTAGTTCCGGTAAAAAGTTAGTATTAGTgctaaataaaattgatttaattccAAGAAAAAATTTAGAAGATTGGTTGAAAGTCCTTCGACAAGAACTCCCTACAGTTGCTTTCAAAGCATGTACTCAAACTCAAAATGATCATTTGTCCCAATCTAAAGTTGCCGCAATCCACATCAATGAGAGTCTTCAATCATCTCGTCGGTCTGTTGGTGCTTCATTTCTGATGAAAGTTTTAGGAAATTATTGCCGAAATCAAAACATTCAGACATTTATCAAAGTTGGCGTTGTTGGATTCCCAAACGTTGGGAAAAGCAGTCTCATCAACAGCTTAAAACGAACACGATCTTGCTCTGTCGGTGCAACACCAGGAGTTACTAAAACAGTGCAAGAGATTTCTTTGGATAAGCATATTAAGATTATAGATAGTCCAGGCGTTGTTTTTGCCAAGGATGGATCTCCAACTACTCTTGCATTGCGAAATGTTGTGAGAGTTGAGACGCTGAAAGATGTGATCGAGCCCGCAGAAGCTATAATTCAACGAGCCGATCATACTCAGTTGTGTTTGCATTATTGCATTCCAGAATTTACTAGCTGTCATGAGTTGTTATGTCATTTAGCGAAACGAATGGGTAAATATAAAAAGGGTGGCATACCCAAATTTGAAGATGGAGCTAGACGATTGATCAATGATTGGAATTCtggcaaaataaaatattatactcATCCACCTGAGCAGTACAAGCCATACATCCACGTTGACGCAGAATATGTTGCCGAAATGGGAAAAGCTTTCGATATCTCTGCAATGGAAGAACAGATGGAATTGGATAAAGCGCCTGAAGTTCTTCCTGGTCATGCTGTGGTTGCAAAAAGCACTGAACCGACAGAAGGTTTGATGTCTGGTGAATCTGATGAGATTGAAGAAATGGAAGCTGATGATTCTGAATCTACAAATAAAATGACTGTTGTCCTTGGTGGTAAAGAGGAAAAGAAAGCTGTGAAAGATGAAGATGAAGTAAAGGCTCTTTTAAATGAATTGCAACATAATAAAAGCGTTAAAAAGAAGTATAAGCAAATGAAGCGTAGGCGCAAGAAACTTGATAAAGTTGCAACTGAGCTGTCAGAAACGATAACTAATGCTTTAAATTTGGATTAG
- the LOC129222667 gene encoding beta-1,3-galactosyltransferase 5-like: protein MNFCQILLNRRKWILRQMLLALIILLLTLCFYLRNVTTFFNYKIRQEMLQKGSSIFPSFKYKITNHICDENVFLLIIVHSAPGHFGHRNVIRDTWGNLGKEFPIVKVAFLLAAADHLQNEIEKESHKNRDIVQGNFLDSYRNLTYKHLMGLAWAQKFCKQTKFLLKMDDDIYMDIYQFLDYIKLQFNQTALLNKIACYFQSNMPVVRDPVSKWYITKEEYKEDKFENYCSGWAYLTTINVAGKLHQMAKITPYFWVDDVHVTGTLASKANVSLIRLNHLFDIETDGLADWTYKADDIKWNKMFAPTWGDLMISRHAHKKSKTCYIAKCRCCYARKTTSVPKTKATTSKGVAKLISLTHNKWFKSKHKF from the coding sequence atgaatttttgtcaaattttgttgAACAGAAGAAAATGGATTTTGCGACAGATGCTGTTGGCGCTCATTATTTTACTACTCACATTGTGCTTTTATTTAAGAAATGTAACGACGTTTTTTAACTACAAGATTAGACAAGAAATGCTACAAAAGGGTTCTTCAATTTTTCCttctttcaaatataaaataacgAACCACATATGTgacgaaaatgtttttcttctgaTAATAGTGCATTCTGCTCCCGGACATTTCGGTCATAGGAATGTGATCCGAGATACTTGGGGAAACCTGGGAAAAGAATTCCCCATAGTCAAAGTTGCTTTCCTTTTGGCGGCAGCAGATCATTTGCAAAACGAGATTGAAAAAGAAAGCCACAAGAACAGAGATATCGTGCAAGGTAACTTTTTAGACTCCTACAGAAATTTAACGTACAAGCATCTCATGGGTTTGGCTTGGGCTCAAAAATTTTGCAAGCAAACGAAATTTCTGCTCAAAATGGATGATGATATTTACATGGACATTTACCAGTTTTTGGACTACATAAAACTCCAATTCAACCAGACGGCTTTGTTGAATAAAATTGCTTGCTATTTTCAGTCAAATATGCCAGTTGTTAGAGATCCAGTCAGCAAATGGTATATTACCAAAGAGGAATACAAAGAAGACAAATTTGAGAATTATTGTTCAGGATGGGCATATTTAACCACCATTAATGTGGCAGGGAAATTGCACCAAATGGCTAAGATAACTCCATACTTTTGGGTGGATGATGTCCATGTAACAGGAACTTTGGCAAGTAAAGCAAATGTTTCACTGATAAGATTAAATCACTTGTTTGACATTGAAACAGATGGTTTAGCAGATTGGACTTATAAAGCAGATGACATTAAATGGAATAAGATGTTCGCACCAACATGGGGAGACTTGATGATAAGCAGACATGCCCacaaaaaatccaaaacgtgttatATTGCAAAGTGCAGATGCTGCTATGCAAGAAAAACAACTTCAGTGCCAAAAACAAAAGCAACAACATCAAAAGGAGTAGCAAAATTAATTTCCTTGACTCACAATAAATGGTTCAAGTCAAAAcacaaattttag